From a region of the Sulfuriferula plumbiphila genome:
- a CDS encoding thioredoxin fold domain-containing protein: protein MRFNAKQMTTGLLMLGLWCGLTGGAAALAASDKQTSRIETALAAAPKATWIAQGQGRRVLYVVFDPNCAYCPLLYKNLQPLIAPYDLQLRWIPVAILDATSPGKAAAIMQAQDPRAALDYNEAHYNTEAYTGSISEQIPSAATLARLRANEALLNQLGIPVVPTMLFRSKSGEAMVMQGVLSPIALRKVLDRVR from the coding sequence ATGCGATTCAATGCAAAACAGATGACCACAGGCCTGTTGATGCTCGGCCTGTGGTGCGGCCTCACCGGCGGCGCAGCGGCTTTGGCTGCCAGCGACAAGCAGACATCCCGCATCGAAACCGCACTCGCCGCAGCGCCGAAGGCGACCTGGATCGCGCAGGGCCAGGGGCGCCGCGTGCTGTATGTGGTCTTCGATCCCAACTGTGCGTACTGCCCGCTGCTGTATAAGAACTTGCAGCCATTGATTGCGCCCTACGATCTGCAACTGCGGTGGATTCCCGTAGCCATCCTGGATGCCACGAGTCCCGGCAAGGCGGCGGCGATCATGCAAGCACAGGACCCCAGGGCTGCGCTCGATTACAACGAAGCGCATTACAACACGGAGGCGTACACCGGCAGCATTTCCGAACAGATTCCGTCCGCCGCCACCCTGGCGCGTCTGCGCGCGAACGAAGCGCTCCTGAATCAGCTTGGTATCCCGGTTGTGCCCACCATGCTGTTTCGGTCGAAATCCGGTGAAGCCATGGTAATGCAGGGCGTGCTGTCGCCGATCGCGCTGCGCAAGGTGCTGGATCGTGTCCGATAG
- a CDS encoding TolC family protein translates to MKGGLVCRFSHLAAALAAGLLGWGLAGAAGASELTDLLRHTLDNPAIAARTGQAEAARRDLGAADLRYFGSGSAFAGRTHFEGPRVVGIFTPILPLSPIPLAQDISQYGIAYTLPVDVFGVIAAERAQARAGQQSAELLARQETLLRLHQTLSAYVRLQALAQQAAALSTQQEELAAYARRVRAEVKLGSAAGLDVSLVQSDLARLNARQTVLEGNRGAALAALQAASGATTAALSGAISIPRLAPADTRASLPVALARAQLHAADAAASKARRSLLPAFSGNAQYAQYSGADVHRDAWSIGVNMVIPLDAAAYRSASAAAVRARAAADQVRAAQSDTVSQIAALNASYQAALANAQALQTEVEHRTRVVAVEREKWRLGASTMENLLRQERDRLDAQFQLADAEAQAALAWSSIQVLQGAAPATYIQTWDLKR, encoded by the coding sequence ATGAAAGGTGGCCTGGTGTGCAGATTTTCTCACCTGGCTGCGGCGCTGGCGGCAGGGTTGCTGGGTTGGGGTCTCGCCGGCGCGGCTGGCGCGAGCGAGCTGACCGATCTTCTGCGGCACACCCTCGATAACCCGGCCATTGCGGCGCGTACCGGTCAGGCCGAGGCGGCGCGTCGTGATCTGGGCGCTGCCGATTTGCGCTACTTCGGTTCCGGGAGCGCGTTTGCAGGCAGAACGCATTTCGAAGGCCCGCGCGTGGTCGGCATTTTCACTCCGATTTTGCCACTGTCGCCCATTCCGCTAGCGCAGGACATCAGCCAGTATGGGATTGCCTATACCTTGCCGGTTGACGTGTTCGGCGTGATTGCCGCCGAACGTGCCCAGGCCCGTGCAGGCCAGCAATCCGCTGAACTGCTGGCGCGGCAGGAAACCCTGCTGCGTCTGCACCAGACCCTGAGCGCCTATGTGCGGCTACAGGCGCTGGCACAGCAGGCGGCGGCACTGAGCACACAGCAAGAAGAACTGGCCGCCTACGCCAGGCGCGTTCGCGCAGAGGTCAAACTCGGCAGCGCGGCTGGCCTCGATGTGAGTCTGGTGCAAAGCGATCTGGCGCGGCTGAATGCGCGGCAAACCGTGCTCGAGGGCAATCGCGGAGCGGCGCTGGCTGCGTTGCAAGCCGCTTCGGGCGCCACTACAGCCGCATTGTCGGGGGCGATTTCCATTCCTCGTCTGGCGCCGGCCGATACGCGGGCGAGCCTGCCGGTGGCGCTCGCTCGCGCCCAATTGCACGCAGCCGACGCAGCAGCCTCGAAAGCTAGACGCAGCCTGCTGCCCGCCTTTAGCGGCAATGCACAGTATGCGCAATACAGCGGCGCTGATGTGCATCGTGATGCCTGGTCCATAGGGGTCAATATGGTCATCCCGCTTGATGCGGCGGCCTACCGCAGCGCATCGGCGGCGGCCGTGCGTGCCCGGGCCGCGGCCGATCAGGTGCGCGCGGCGCAAAGCGATACGGTCTCGCAAATCGCCGCGCTTAATGCAAGTTATCAGGCCGCGCTGGCAAACGCCCAGGCGCTCCAAACCGAAGTCGAACATCGCACTCGGGTGGTTGCGGTCGAGCGCGAGAAATGGCGGCTGGGAGCCAGCACGATGGAAAACCTGCTGCGCCAGGAACGCGACCGCCTGGATGCGCAATTTCAACTGGCCGATGCCGAGGCGCAGGCGGCGCTGGCCTGGTCGTCAATCCAGGTCCTGCAGGGGGCCGCCCCCGCGACGTATATCCAGACATGGGATTTGAAGCGATGA
- a CDS encoding efflux RND transporter periplasmic adaptor subunit, translated as MNKKKVLIAGAVVTVLLLGAVALVRHQHKVLASAPRPQNWATVINARTLDISDVRLTRPAVADVQALQQAVFASRLSGYVKRMPLFEAGAFKRGEVLVEIDRADAQAGLLRSQSDLARIELDSGTLHSALAAAQADTSAARQRLERAQALYKIQGISLQSLQAEQAATAAAEARLRGARAALDGYHKVRIAAKSAAASAQANLAYAVMRAPFDGVVAARLVQPGDLATPGRPLLRIVALGQQRVLVDTADNVPLVALRLGGRDYPVRPWPEATAQGQRRWEARVDGLMPGAKVAVDLVTFSGSGVFLPGQCMLNNDGRRAAVIRLPADGRGPAQAQSVNLLASGVEGAAARPTGLVGAHIACASQDVLNRLAGGTPYRIAGKN; from the coding sequence ATGAATAAGAAGAAGGTTTTGATCGCCGGGGCTGTGGTGACAGTGCTCCTGTTGGGCGCCGTGGCGTTGGTGCGGCACCAGCACAAGGTGCTCGCCAGCGCGCCGCGCCCGCAAAACTGGGCGACGGTGATCAATGCGCGCACGCTGGACATCAGCGATGTGCGGCTGACCCGTCCCGCGGTGGCGGATGTGCAGGCCTTGCAACAGGCCGTGTTCGCCAGTCGCCTCTCCGGCTACGTCAAGCGTATGCCGCTGTTTGAGGCAGGCGCCTTCAAGCGTGGCGAGGTGTTGGTCGAGATCGACCGGGCGGACGCGCAGGCCGGTCTGCTGCGCAGCCAGTCGGATCTGGCGCGTATCGAGCTGGACTCCGGTACGCTGCACAGCGCGCTCGCCGCTGCCCAGGCCGACACCAGCGCCGCGCGGCAGCGCTTGGAGCGTGCGCAGGCACTCTACAAAATCCAGGGAATTTCGCTGCAATCCTTGCAGGCCGAACAGGCGGCCACAGCGGCGGCCGAGGCTCGGCTACGCGGCGCCCGGGCCGCGCTGGATGGCTATCACAAGGTACGAATAGCGGCCAAGTCCGCAGCGGCTTCAGCGCAAGCCAATCTGGCCTATGCCGTGATGCGTGCGCCATTCGACGGTGTGGTCGCCGCGCGTCTGGTGCAGCCGGGCGATCTCGCCACCCCCGGCCGGCCATTGCTGCGCATCGTGGCGCTCGGCCAGCAGCGTGTTCTTGTGGACACGGCGGATAACGTCCCGCTAGTCGCGCTGCGCCTGGGCGGTCGCGACTATCCTGTGCGCCCCTGGCCCGAGGCCACCGCGCAGGGCCAGCGCCGTTGGGAGGCGCGCGTGGATGGGCTGATGCCCGGTGCCAAGGTCGCGGTCGATCTGGTCACCTTTTCTGGCAGCGGTGTGTTCCTGCCGGGTCAGTGCATGCTCAACAATGACGGACGCCGCGCCGCGGTGATCCGGCTGCCGGCCGATGGCCGCGGCCCGGCGCAGGCGCAGAGCGTAAATCTGCTGGCCAGCGGTGTCGAGGGCGCGGCGGCACGGCCAACAGGACTGGTCGGCGCGCACATCGCCTGCGCCAGTCAAGACGTGCTCAATCGGCTGGCGGGTGGCACGCCCTACCGCATCGCCGGGAAGAATTGA
- a CDS encoding efflux RND transporter permease subunit: MFDFFYKRPLLLGVILVIGSLLGVIGYLNMPRNLYPDLDPPSVTVITQLPGASALTVAQRVSRPIEQQLYTLSGVRDVQSINKNEVSIVTADFEYTKGLDRALLDVSNALTQARAAMPPEASPSSEYAVGVFINPVLTLALTPRPGSGLTPEQVRMLAGNDIRTAFLTQPNIANVEIFGGHQPAVRVDLDPLKLARYHIDPATLQGLIARIDRDYPVGVEQGDGAFRTLTVYGERVSVDALRTLPLTGGLILGDVATVSMSSAERFSAFHSKAGTAIAIAIQRAPGGSVQSTIDAAQRILPSLEARFPNIQFSVADTQGPLIQTSNSNMLDTLRDAVVFVALVMLLFLASWRAVATALISIPLVFLLTLAVLWLTGKELNVLAMTGIILALGMLVDDAVVVLENIERHLDELHEDVKTAVRAGTQEVLFPVFIGTLATAVVIAPLMFVGGFPQQVFSHLVYPVLIAVFVSYFLAVTLIPRISLFWYRQGLPPKARWEQAIERGYQRFIGPGAGLYLGLLRFAFDGRSARRVLFLLLALALLVFSARAVLPLIGREALPPMDTGIVRVHVKFGGNVTVHEAEARLAAFEHGLDQDPQLIRWDAAYGSEPGVLSLGSGQLPGEASYTLTYVDRLYRKTTSWQIEAGLRKRIATIPGVVTNDAYDFGATALSSIKAPVDIRLMADDWRLLPAAADKARAAMLGVPGLTSVSATWDRDSEEAVLALDDARLRTLGLTPDQVTAQLPLKGLPVAAFSRLPSMGSIPVRLYFDMPYRSNPQALMNLPLRLPDGRDTTLAEVAHLVFQPSTAVLTTGGIRYSLDLYGFRDTVPVSFLSTGAMAAVEKVLPPGVSAEDHGDFASAQESSKLMVLGLGLGMMVLFGVLVPAYRSVGLAVLSILILPLSAIGAIWGLLAFGKAMALPAILGIVLLFSIIIKNSILMVDFIQERTREGQDAYSAAAGSIRLRYRPILMTAMATIAGMVPIAMQRAVGLERLSPLADAAIGGLLIGTFLSLFYLPMFYVWVSGRKKAAGAAANVTDSKPLGSTK, translated from the coding sequence ATGTTCGATTTCTTCTATAAGCGCCCGCTGTTGCTGGGCGTCATCCTGGTGATTGGCTCGCTGCTCGGGGTGATCGGCTATCTGAACATGCCGCGCAACCTGTACCCGGACCTGGACCCGCCGTCGGTTACGGTGATCACCCAGCTGCCGGGCGCCTCGGCGCTGACCGTGGCGCAGCGCGTCTCGCGCCCGATCGAGCAGCAGCTCTACACCCTGTCGGGTGTGCGTGATGTACAGAGCATCAACAAGAACGAGGTGTCGATCGTCACCGCAGATTTCGAGTACACCAAAGGTCTGGATCGCGCGCTGCTGGATGTGAGCAATGCGCTGACCCAGGCACGCGCAGCGATGCCGCCCGAGGCGAGCCCGTCGAGCGAATACGCCGTGGGGGTATTCATCAATCCGGTGCTGACGCTCGCGCTGACGCCCAGGCCGGGTAGCGGGCTGACCCCGGAGCAGGTGCGGATGCTGGCCGGAAACGACATCCGTACCGCCTTTCTCACCCAGCCCAATATTGCCAACGTGGAGATCTTCGGCGGCCATCAGCCTGCCGTGCGGGTGGATCTCGATCCACTGAAGCTGGCCCGTTACCACATCGATCCGGCGACGCTGCAGGGACTGATTGCCCGCATTGACCGCGATTACCCGGTGGGCGTCGAGCAGGGCGACGGCGCCTTTCGCACGCTCACGGTGTATGGCGAACGGGTGAGCGTGGACGCGCTGCGCACGCTGCCGCTGACCGGCGGACTGATCCTGGGCGACGTTGCCACCGTCAGTATGAGCTCGGCCGAGCGCTTTTCCGCTTTCCACAGCAAGGCGGGCACGGCGATCGCGATAGCCATCCAGCGCGCGCCCGGTGGCAGCGTGCAGTCCACCATCGATGCCGCCCAGCGCATTCTGCCGTCTCTCGAAGCGCGCTTTCCCAATATCCAGTTCAGCGTCGCCGATACCCAGGGGCCGCTGATCCAGACCTCCAACAGCAACATGCTCGATACCCTGCGCGACGCGGTGGTGTTCGTCGCGCTGGTGATGCTGCTGTTCCTGGCCAGCTGGCGCGCGGTGGCCACCGCGCTGATCAGCATACCGCTGGTTTTTCTGCTCACTCTGGCCGTGCTCTGGCTTACCGGCAAGGAACTCAACGTGCTGGCGATGACCGGCATCATCCTGGCGCTGGGCATGCTGGTGGATGACGCCGTGGTGGTGCTGGAGAACATTGAACGCCACTTGGACGAACTGCACGAGGATGTAAAGACGGCTGTCCGCGCCGGCACGCAGGAAGTGCTGTTTCCGGTGTTCATCGGCACCCTTGCCACAGCGGTGGTGATCGCGCCGCTGATGTTCGTCGGCGGCTTTCCGCAGCAGGTGTTCAGCCATCTGGTGTATCCGGTGCTGATCGCGGTGTTCGTGTCTTACTTCCTGGCGGTCACGCTGATCCCGCGCATTTCGCTGTTCTGGTATCGCCAGGGTTTGCCGCCCAAGGCGCGCTGGGAACAGGCCATCGAGCGCGGCTATCAGCGTTTTATCGGACCGGGAGCAGGGCTGTATCTCGGGCTGCTGCGCTTTGCCTTCGACGGGCGTAGCGCGCGGCGCGTGCTCTTCCTGCTGCTGGCGCTCGCCTTGCTGGTGTTCAGCGCGCGCGCCGTATTGCCGCTGATCGGCCGCGAGGCGCTGCCGCCGATGGATACCGGCATCGTGCGGGTACATGTCAAGTTCGGCGGCAATGTCACCGTGCACGAGGCCGAGGCGCGCCTGGCGGCATTTGAGCATGGGCTTGATCAAGACCCGCAACTGATCCGCTGGGACGCGGCGTACGGCTCGGAGCCGGGCGTGCTCTCGCTCGGCTCGGGTCAGTTGCCGGGCGAGGCGAGCTACACCCTGACCTACGTCGACCGCCTGTACCGCAAAACGACCAGCTGGCAGATCGAGGCCGGCCTGCGCAAACGGATTGCGACCATTCCCGGCGTGGTGACCAACGATGCCTACGACTTTGGCGCCACGGCACTGTCCAGCATCAAGGCGCCTGTGGACATTCGTTTGATGGCAGATGACTGGCGCCTGCTGCCTGCGGCGGCGGACAAGGCACGGGCGGCGATGCTTGGCGTTCCCGGGCTGACCTCCGTGTCTGCCACCTGGGACCGCGACAGCGAGGAAGCGGTGCTCGCGCTCGACGACGCCAGGCTGCGCACGCTCGGCCTGACACCCGATCAGGTCACCGCGCAGCTGCCGCTGAAAGGCTTGCCGGTCGCCGCATTCAGCCGATTGCCCAGCATGGGCAGCATCCCGGTGCGGCTATATTTCGACATGCCCTATCGCAGCAATCCGCAGGCGCTGATGAATCTGCCGCTGCGCCTGCCCGATGGGCGCGACACGACGCTCGCCGAGGTGGCGCATCTGGTGTTCCAGCCGAGCACAGCCGTGCTGACCACCGGTGGCATCCGCTACAGCCTGGATCTCTATGGATTCCGTGACACGGTCCCGGTCAGCTTCCTGAGCACCGGTGCGATGGCGGCGGTGGAAAAGGTGCTGCCGCCCGGTGTGAGTGCCGAGGATCACGGCGACTTCGCCAGCGCACAGGAGTCGAGCAAACTGATGGTGTTGGGTCTGGGGCTGGGCATGATGGTGCTGTTCGGCGTGCTGGTGCCGGCCTATCGCAGCGTCGGGCTGGCCGTGCTGTCGATCCTGATCCTGCCGCTGTCGGCGATCGGTGCGATCTGGGGGCTGCTCGCCTTTGGCAAGGCCATGGCGCTGCCCGCCATTCTCGGTATCGTGTTGCTGTTCTCGATCATTATCAAGAACTCGATCCTGATGGTGGACTTCATTCAGGAGCGCACGCGCGAAGGACAGGATGCCTATAGCGCCGCCGCGGGTTCGATCCGCCTGCGCTACCGTCCGATCCTGATGACCGCAATGGCCACCATTGCCGGCATGGTGCCGATCGCCATGCAGCGCGCGGTCGGCCTCGAGCGCCTGTCGCCGCTGGCCGACGCCGCCATCGGTGGCCTGTTGATCGGCACCTTCCTCAGCCTGTTCTATCTGCCGATGTTCTACGTCTGGGTGAGCGGCAGGAAGAAAGCGGCCGGGGCGGCTGCAAACGTCACCGATTCCAAACCGCTGGGAAGCACCAAATGA
- a CDS encoding amylo-alpha-1,6-glucosidase gives MSCASRLPEWIRFGREVCGDPAQAERREWWLTNGRGAYAAGTIAGTLTRRYHGLLIAPIDPPLGRSLLFAKADATLLDGENSWPLHSNRWGGGVVDPAGYLHIESFHLEGRMPVWRFSIGDVVIEQRIWMEHGKDTTCIAWRRLAGGCDRPLSLRVALLVSARDFHAISAPGGFAPAVTLDADVLHVEQPGRFRLGLGVRGGRIEQDATWIERFDLPVERERGLEDSDNHLRVGIAHLDLLSGGWCGVVGSLSNGGLPYLGESLRCHQNRDASLLTHACVTSPALTGPPAWIDQLVLAADSFLIARPLPDLPEAESVIAGYPWFGEWGRDTMIALPGLTLATGRYDTAKHVLETFTHHVDQGMLPNWFPGPGQTPQYNTADASLWFIEAWRAYIEATGDLQALARAMPVLAAIIAAHRVGTRHGIGEDPADGLLRAGAPGLALTWMDARFDGQAFTPRIGKPVEINALWYNALRSMADFSDQLKIPQTYADPADRVTASFARFVRADGEGLFDVIDAPEGNDASLRPNQILAVSLHHSALDADSRRRVVAVCGRHLLTSYGLRTLAPDDPRHRAHYLGDVVSRDSAYHQGTVWAWLLGHYALAEHRVTGDATLAQSRLTPIADHLRDAGLGSVSEIFDSASPHTPRGAPAQAWSVACVLDAWCRLERARRADDHHAHGSRQ, from the coding sequence ATGAGTTGTGCCAGCCGCTTGCCCGAATGGATACGCTTTGGACGCGAAGTGTGCGGTGATCCGGCGCAAGCCGAACGCCGCGAATGGTGGCTCACCAACGGCCGCGGTGCGTATGCCGCCGGCACCATCGCCGGGACGCTGACACGGCGCTATCACGGCCTGCTGATCGCGCCCATCGACCCGCCGCTGGGGCGCAGCCTGTTGTTCGCCAAGGCCGACGCCACCCTGCTCGATGGTGAAAATTCCTGGCCGTTGCATAGTAATCGCTGGGGCGGTGGGGTAGTTGATCCCGCCGGTTATCTGCATATCGAATCCTTCCATCTGGAAGGCCGCATGCCGGTCTGGCGCTTTTCCATCGGAGACGTGGTGATCGAGCAGCGCATCTGGATGGAACATGGCAAGGATACGACCTGCATCGCCTGGCGGCGGCTGGCGGGCGGATGCGACCGGCCACTCAGCCTGCGTGTGGCCTTGCTGGTCAGTGCCCGGGATTTTCATGCCATTTCAGCGCCCGGTGGATTCGCGCCGGCGGTGACGCTAGACGCTGACGTGCTGCATGTGGAACAGCCCGGTCGTTTCCGCTTGGGTTTGGGCGTGCGTGGCGGACGTATCGAACAGGACGCCACCTGGATCGAGCGTTTTGATCTGCCTGTCGAACGCGAACGCGGCCTGGAGGATAGCGACAACCACTTGCGTGTAGGCATCGCACACCTCGATTTGCTGTCCGGTGGCTGGTGCGGCGTGGTGGGCTCCCTGTCCAATGGCGGGCTACCCTATCTGGGAGAATCCCTGCGCTGCCATCAAAACCGTGATGCGTCCCTGCTCACTCATGCCTGCGTCACGTCGCCGGCGCTGACCGGCCCCCCGGCCTGGATCGACCAGCTGGTGCTGGCCGCCGACAGCTTTCTCATCGCGCGACCGCTACCCGACTTGCCTGAAGCAGAATCGGTGATCGCGGGTTATCCCTGGTTCGGCGAGTGGGGGCGTGACACCATGATCGCCCTGCCTGGGCTCACTCTCGCCACGGGCCGCTACGATACTGCCAAGCATGTGCTTGAAACCTTCACTCACCATGTGGATCAGGGCATGCTGCCCAATTGGTTCCCCGGCCCCGGGCAGACGCCGCAATACAATACCGCCGACGCCAGCCTGTGGTTCATCGAGGCCTGGCGCGCTTACATCGAGGCCACCGGTGACCTGCAAGCCCTGGCTCGTGCCATGCCCGTCCTGGCCGCCATCATCGCCGCCCATCGGGTCGGTACCCGCCACGGCATTGGCGAAGATCCGGCAGATGGGCTGCTCCGTGCCGGCGCGCCGGGTCTGGCGCTTACCTGGATGGACGCCCGGTTTGATGGCCAGGCCTTCACCCCGCGCATCGGCAAGCCGGTGGAGATTAACGCCCTCTGGTACAACGCCTTGCGCAGCATGGCGGACTTCAGCGACCAGCTTAAGATCCCGCAAACCTACGCCGACCCGGCAGATCGGGTGACTGCCTCATTCGCGCGCTTTGTGCGGGCGGACGGGGAGGGGTTGTTCGATGTGATCGACGCTCCCGAAGGCAACGACGCCAGCCTGCGTCCCAATCAAATTCTCGCCGTGAGCCTGCACCATTCTGCGCTTGATGCAGATAGCCGGCGCCGCGTGGTGGCCGTATGTGGCCGGCACCTGCTCACCTCATATGGCCTGCGCACGCTGGCGCCGGACGACCCGCGCCACCGGGCGCACTACCTGGGCGACGTGGTCAGCCGCGACAGCGCCTACCACCAGGGTACGGTCTGGGCCTGGCTGCTGGGTCACTATGCCTTGGCCGAGCATCGTGTCACCGGCGACGCGACACTGGCTCAGTCCCGCCTGACCCCGATTGCAGATCATTTACGCGACGCGGGCCTGGGCAGCGTCAGCGAGATTTTCGACAGCGCCTCACCACACACGCCACGCGGCGCACCCGCCCAGGCCTGGTCGGTGGCCTGTGTGCTGGATGCCTGGTGTCGCCTGGAACGTGCCAGGCGGGCAGACGATCACCATGCGCATGGCAGCCGTCAGTGA
- a CDS encoding cytochrome c biogenesis CcdA family protein — protein sequence MDMETLRSTLEQASLASLGVGFAAGFIFSFNPVALAAIPVSLAYVTKAHETKKAVLFGGMFILGLIVTHVLMGFIAGLGGLWVQKLMGREWGLVLGPLLILLGLMWPGWIKLPLPAITFRAKRATSGWGAFALGIPFSVAICPFCTPALVILLGVATGIGSPLFGATLLLAFALGRAVPIILGAWAIGWLESLKSLRHSQRIFEIIGALLLILSGLYMLNAYFYVIPALAA from the coding sequence ATGGATATGGAAACATTGCGCAGCACGCTGGAACAGGCCAGCCTGGCTTCGCTCGGCGTGGGATTCGCGGCGGGGTTCATTTTCAGCTTCAATCCGGTCGCGCTGGCGGCGATCCCGGTATCGCTCGCCTATGTCACCAAGGCGCACGAGACAAAAAAAGCCGTGCTGTTCGGCGGCATGTTCATTCTCGGCCTGATCGTGACGCACGTGCTGATGGGATTCATCGCCGGCCTGGGCGGGCTGTGGGTGCAAAAGCTCATGGGGCGCGAGTGGGGCCTGGTGCTGGGCCCTTTGCTGATCCTGTTGGGGCTGATGTGGCCAGGCTGGATCAAGCTCCCCCTTCCCGCCATCACCTTCCGCGCCAAACGCGCCACCAGCGGCTGGGGAGCGTTCGCGCTGGGGATTCCGTTTTCGGTGGCGATCTGTCCGTTTTGCACGCCCGCGCTCGTCATCCTGCTGGGCGTGGCGACCGGCATCGGTTCCCCGCTGTTTGGCGCCACCTTGCTGCTGGCTTTTGCGCTGGGGCGCGCCGTGCCCATCATCCTCGGCGCCTGGGCGATCGGCTGGCTGGAAAGCCTGAAATCCCTCAGGCATTCACAACGGATATTTGAAATCATCGGGGCGCTGCTGCTTATTTTGTCGGGCCTGTACATGCTCAATGCCTATTTTTATGTCATTCCGGCGCTGGCGGCATAG